CTCGGCGTCGGTGACCAGCTGGTCGAGGTACGCGGGCAGCAGCCCGGCCCGCTCGGCGGAGCCGCGGCGCAGGGTGGTGCGCCGACTCCCGCCGGCGTCCGGCGCGGCGTGCTCCCGCGGCCCCGGGCTCGCGGCCGCCCCCGGGATCGAGCCGACCATCACCGCACCTCCCAGAGCGAGCAGCCCGCCGCCGAAAGCCCGGCGGCTGACTCCCCGGCCTGCCGAATCCTCCGTCATCCCCTACCCTCCCACGCATCGTTGAAAGAAACCTTCGGTCACACCCGTAGCGACTGAAACTTTCTTACCGGGCCGGCGGGGCGTCAAGGAAGCGGGCGGCACGGCAAAGAATCTGACGCTGCATCAGAAAAGCTCTTCCCTCGGCCGAGTCGCTGCGGCATCCTGCCGCTCATGAAGACGGAGCTGAGCCAAAAACTGGGGATCGAGCACGCCATCTTCGGCTTCACGCCCTTCCCCGCGGTGGCAGCCGCCATCACCAGAGCCGGCGGATTCGGCGTCCTCGGCGCCGTCCGCTACACGGCCCCCGACGACCTCGCCCGCGACCTCGACTGGATGCAGGAGCACACCGACGGCCTCCCCTACGGCCTCGACGTCGTGATGCCCGCCAAGAAGGTGGAGGGGGTGAGCGAGGCCGACGTCGAGGCCATGATCCCCGAGGGGCACCGGGAGTTCGTCCGCGAGACCCTCGCCAAGCACGGCGTACCCGAACTCGCCGAGGGCGAGGCCTCCGGCTGGCGGATCACCGGCTGGATGGAGCAGGTCGCCCGCAACCAGCTCGACGTCGCCTTCGACTACCCGATCAAACTTCTCGCCAACGCCCTCGGCTCGCCGCCCGCCGACGTCGTCGCCCGGGCCCACGACCACGGCGTGCTCGTCGCCGCGCTGGCCGGCAGCGCCCGGCACGCCCGGCACCACGCCGAGGCCGGCATCGACGTCGTCGTCGCCCAGGGCTACGAGGCCGGCGGCCACACCGGCGAGATCGCCTCCATGGTCCTCACCCCCGAGGTCGCCGAGGCCGTCGCCCCGCTGCCCGTCCTCGCCGCCGGCGGCATCGGCAGCGGCGAGCAGATCGCCGCCGGGCTCGCCCTCGGCGCGCAGGGCGTCTGGCTCGGCTCCCTCTGGCTCACCGCCACCGAGGCCGACCTCCACTCCCGTGCGCTGACCGCCAAACTGCTCGCGGCCGGCTCCGGCGACACCGTCCGCTCCCGCGCCCTGACCGGCAAGCCCGCCCGCCAGCTGCGCACCGAGTGGACCGACGCCTGGGACGACCCGGCCGGCCCCGGAACCCTGCCCATGCCGCTGCAGGGCCTGCTCGTCGCCGAGGCGGTCTCCCGGATCCAGAAGTACGAGGTGGCGCCGCTGCTCGGCACACCCGTCGGCCAGATCGTCGGCCGGATGAACTCCGAGCGCAGCGTCCAGCAGATCTTCGACGAGCTCACCCGGGGCTTCGAGAAGGCCGTCGACCGTATCAACCGCATCGCCGGAAGGAGCGGGCAGTGAGCGACAAGCCCTGGGGGTCCCCCCGGACGAAGTCTGGGGGAGGGTTCTGGGCGCAGGCCGCCGCCGACCCCGAGCGGACCGTGCTGATCGCGCCCGACGGCGAGGAGTGGTCCGCCGGACGGCTGCACGCCGACGCCAACCGCCTCGTCCACGGTCTGCGCGCGGCCGGTCTGGAACGCGGTGACGTCTTCGCCGTCGTCCTGCCCAACGGCGTCGAGTTCCTCACCGCGTATCTCGCCGCCACCCAGGCCGGGTTCTACCTGGTGCCCGTCAACCACCACCTGGTGGGCCCCGAGATCGCCTGGATCGTCGCCGACTCGGGCGCCAAGGTGCTGCTCGCGCACGAGCGGTTCGCCGACGCGGCGACCGCCGCGGCCGACGAGGCCGGACTGCCCGTGACCCACCGGTACGGCGTCGGCGACGTGCCCGGCTTCCGCCCGTACGCCGAGCTCCTCGACGGTCAGCCGGAGTCCGCGCCGGACGGGCGCACGCTCGGCTGGGTCATGAACTACACCTCGGGCACCACCGGCCGGCCGCGCGGCATCCGCCGCCCGCTGCCCGGCAAGCTCCCCGAGGAGACCTACCTCGGCGGCTTCCTCGGCATCTTCGGCATCCGGCCCTTCGACGGCAACGTCCACCTGGTCTGCTCGCCGCTCTACCACACGGCCGTGCTGCAGTTCGCCGCCGCGTCGCTGCACATCGGGCACCCGCTGGTCCTCATGGACAAGTGGACACCCGAGGAGATGCTGCGACTCATCGACGCGCACGCCTGCACGCACACCCACATGGTCCCGACCCAGTTCCACCGGCTGCTCTCGCTGTCCGAGGAGGTGCGCGCCCGGTACGACGTCTCGTCGATGCGGCACGCCATCCACGGGGCGGCGCCCTGCCCCGACCACGTCAAGCGCGCGATGATCGAGTGGTGGGGTCACTGCGTCGAGGAGTACTACGCGGCCAGCGAGGGCGGCGGCGCGTTCGCGACCGCCGAGGACTGGCTGAAGAAGCCCGGCACGGTCGGCAAGGCCTGGCCGATCAGCGAGCTCGCGGTCTTCGACGACGACGGCAACCGGCTCGCACCGGGCGAACTCGGCACCGTCTACATGAAGATGTCGACCGGCGGTTTCGCCTACCACAAGGACGAGGCGAAGACCGCGAAGAACCGCATCGGCGACTTCTTCACGGTCGGTGACCTCGGCGTCCTCGACGAGGACGGCTACCTGTTCCTCCGCGACCGCAAGATCGACATGATCATCTCGGGCGGCGTCAACATCTACCCCGCCGAGATAGAGGCCGCCCTCCTCGCCCACCCTGCCGTCGCCGACGCCGCCGCCTTCGGCATCCCGCACGCCGACTGGGGCGAGGAGGTCAAGGCCGTCGTCGAACCCGCGGAGGGGCACGAGCCGGGCGACGCGCTCGCCGCCGAGATCCTGGCGCACTGCGAGGCCCGCCTCGCCGGCTACAAGCGCCCACGGAGCCTCGACTTCATCGCGACGATGCCCCGCGACCCCAACGGCAAGCTCTACAAGCGCCGGCTGCGCGACCCGTACTGGGAGGGCCACGACCGCCCGCTCTAGCCGGTGCCGGGACGGCGTTCCGCAGCTCTCGTTCCCGGACGGCCGACACCTCAGGACTCGTGGCCGTGGCCGTGGCCGTGGGAGTGGCCGGGGACGAGGTCGGGGTCGGCCACGCCGGGGCGCTCCTGCCAGAACGCCGGCGCCCACAGGCGTCGCGCGAACATGGCCAGGACGCCGGCGAGCGAGATGCTGATGCCGATGACGAGAGGGGGTCCGAGGCCGAACCACGAGGTGCCGCTGTACGAGTTCTCCGGGTCGGACATGTCCATGACCGACCGCACCAGCAGCCAGGTCAGCAGACCTGCGCCGACCAGCGGCCCGACGCCGATCAGCAGGAAGTTGTGCACGCTCTCCAGGAGATGACGGCGGTAGTAGACGACGCAGGCCAGGCCGGTGAGCGCGTAGTAGAAGGAGATCAGCAGCGACAGCGCGGTCAGCGAGTCGAAGAGGGCGTTGTCGCTGATCCGGCTGACCACGAGGTACCAGGCGATGGCGATGCCGGCGACCCACCACGTACTCACGTCCGGGGTGCGGTGGCGCGGGCTGATGTGGGCGTAGTGCTCGGGCAGCGCACGGCGGCGGGCCATGGACAGTGCGGTCCGCGACGCGGGGATGATCGTGGTCTGGGTGGAGGCGATGGCGGACGTGGAGACCGCCAGCAGCAGCACCCAGTCCCAGCCGCCCAGCACGTCCGTGGCGAGCTGGGCGAAGATGAACTCCTCTTCGTCGGCGTTCTCGGCCAGGAACGCCGGGCCCGCGTAGGCCACCACCGCGAAGGCCACGGACACGTAGCTGACCAGGAGGATGACGGTGGACCAGAGCCCTGCCTTGCCCGGGGCGGTCGCGGAGTCCTCGACCTCCTCGGTCAGGTTGACCGCGGATTCCCACCCCCAGTACGCGAACACGCCGAGGAGCAGTCCCCCGGTCAGCGCCGCACCGCCCGCCCCGAAGGGGTTCAGCCAGCTGAAGGCCGGATCGATCTCGTCGTACTTGCTGGTCCCGTCGTAGACCTTGTACAGAGCCACGGCCACGAAGACGAGCAGGCAGGCGACCTGCGCCAGGATGAGCACGTTCTGAACATGGGCCGACAGCTCGGTGCCGATGACGCACACGGCCGTCATCACCAGGATGAGCAGCACCGTGAGCAACTGGCGTACGAAAGTGTTGTCCACCCAGCTGTCGAGGCCGAAGGCGAGCAGCGCGAAGCTCACGGCCACATCGGCGAGCGAGCCGACGACCAGGACTCCGGTCATCGCGATGGCCCAGCCGCCCAGCCAGCCGGCCCAGGGGCCCATGGCGCGGGTGACCCAGGAGAAGGTCGTGCCGCAGTCCTGGTCGACCCGGTTCAGGTAGTAGAAGGCCGAGGCGATCAGCAGCATCGGCACGAAGGACGCCAGCATCACGCCCGGCGCGTAGATCCCCACGAGTGCCACGACGGGGCCGATGATGGCCGCGAGGGAGTAGGCGGGGGAGGTGGAGTTGAGCCCGATGACCAGGGCGTCGACAAATCCGATCGCGTCGGGCTTCAGCCCCACGGGTCGCCCGGCGGGCGCGGCATCCTCGGCCGTCATGTTCCCTCGTTCCCGTCGGGCCGGAAAGAGCGGCGAGACGTCTGCCGTCATCGTAGGAAGGGTGGACCGGACACGCATGTGCAGCGGGCACCCGGGTGAGCAGGACCTCGCGGCGGTGCTCGGCCGGGCCGCCCGTACGCCGGCGGTGTCCGAGCGTCGAGCCGGGCCGCCGTACGGGGAGCTAGCGGGCGCGCCGCTCCTCGCCGGTGAGCGCCGGGACCAACTGTGTCTCCTCGTAGGCGAAGTGCTCCTCCAGGCGGGCGGCGAGCCGGTCCACCTCGGCCCTCAGGGTGTCCGGGGCGGCGTCGGAGGTCAGCAGGGCCTCCAGCTCCTCGACCGTGCGGGCGACGACCTCGTGCTCGCGGCGCATCCGGTCCAGGGCGTCGGACAGGTCGGGGAACTGTCGCTCCAGGAGGTCGAAGACGCCGTCCTCGTTGTGATGG
This sequence is a window from Streptomyces sp. HUAS YS2. Protein-coding genes within it:
- a CDS encoding APC family permease, whose amino-acid sequence is MTAEDAAPAGRPVGLKPDAIGFVDALVIGLNSTSPAYSLAAIIGPVVALVGIYAPGVMLASFVPMLLIASAFYYLNRVDQDCGTTFSWVTRAMGPWAGWLGGWAIAMTGVLVVGSLADVAVSFALLAFGLDSWVDNTFVRQLLTVLLILVMTAVCVIGTELSAHVQNVLILAQVACLLVFVAVALYKVYDGTSKYDEIDPAFSWLNPFGAGGAALTGGLLLGVFAYWGWESAVNLTEEVEDSATAPGKAGLWSTVILLVSYVSVAFAVVAYAGPAFLAENADEEEFIFAQLATDVLGGWDWVLLLAVSTSAIASTQTTIIPASRTALSMARRRALPEHYAHISPRHRTPDVSTWWVAGIAIAWYLVVSRISDNALFDSLTALSLLISFYYALTGLACVVYYRRHLLESVHNFLLIGVGPLVGAGLLTWLLVRSVMDMSDPENSYSGTSWFGLGPPLVIGISISLAGVLAMFARRLWAPAFWQERPGVADPDLVPGHSHGHGHGHES
- a CDS encoding acyl-CoA synthetase; the encoded protein is MSDKPWGSPRTKSGGGFWAQAAADPERTVLIAPDGEEWSAGRLHADANRLVHGLRAAGLERGDVFAVVLPNGVEFLTAYLAATQAGFYLVPVNHHLVGPEIAWIVADSGAKVLLAHERFADAATAAADEAGLPVTHRYGVGDVPGFRPYAELLDGQPESAPDGRTLGWVMNYTSGTTGRPRGIRRPLPGKLPEETYLGGFLGIFGIRPFDGNVHLVCSPLYHTAVLQFAAASLHIGHPLVLMDKWTPEEMLRLIDAHACTHTHMVPTQFHRLLSLSEEVRARYDVSSMRHAIHGAAPCPDHVKRAMIEWWGHCVEEYYAASEGGGAFATAEDWLKKPGTVGKAWPISELAVFDDDGNRLAPGELGTVYMKMSTGGFAYHKDEAKTAKNRIGDFFTVGDLGVLDEDGYLFLRDRKIDMIISGGVNIYPAEIEAALLAHPAVADAAAFGIPHADWGEEVKAVVEPAEGHEPGDALAAEILAHCEARLAGYKRPRSLDFIATMPRDPNGKLYKRRLRDPYWEGHDRPL
- a CDS encoding nitronate monooxygenase family protein, producing the protein MKTELSQKLGIEHAIFGFTPFPAVAAAITRAGGFGVLGAVRYTAPDDLARDLDWMQEHTDGLPYGLDVVMPAKKVEGVSEADVEAMIPEGHREFVRETLAKHGVPELAEGEASGWRITGWMEQVARNQLDVAFDYPIKLLANALGSPPADVVARAHDHGVLVAALAGSARHARHHAEAGIDVVVAQGYEAGGHTGEIASMVLTPEVAEAVAPLPVLAAGGIGSGEQIAAGLALGAQGVWLGSLWLTATEADLHSRALTAKLLAAGSGDTVRSRALTGKPARQLRTEWTDAWDDPAGPGTLPMPLQGLLVAEAVSRIQKYEVAPLLGTPVGQIVGRMNSERSVQQIFDELTRGFEKAVDRINRIAGRSGQ